In Lycium ferocissimum isolate CSIRO_LF1 chromosome 3, AGI_CSIRO_Lferr_CH_V1, whole genome shotgun sequence, the genomic window ATATTGTCAATAGCCTTGGCTAATTAGAGTGGCTACGACACCATTGCTTGAAAGTTTTGCAATTCATAGCATTATCACATATTCACAGATAACCAGAGGTAACTACCAGAAATGCTTTAAATTCACCGATTACCACATGAGAAGGAAGAACTAAGACAACCTTAAACATAATATACGAGGAGTTTTGTGTCAAAACCAAGACAGGGAGCTACCAAGATTAACTTGGTCATATAAAACAGAAAAACAAATATATTCTGGGTGCTAGCTATCGCGCTTACCAACTCATTGGACATGAAACAAATACCTGCCAGAATAAAATAAGTATTAGCACCTCCAAAAATATTGAATCAAACAATACAACAAAGTTACAATGCCTTAAACTCGCTttcaatgcatatacatgaagattAGGTGGTATTTTGCAAACATGGAACGCATGAAAGATGCCTCCGGCCTGGCAAGCAAAAAATCCTTTAAAAGCAAGTTCCAGGCTTTCACATATAAGCTTCTGATCTGGAAACAACACTGACTGCATATGCATAATGAATTCCTTAAAAATGTGGCAGACTAGAACCTCAAACCAGCAGAACCAAAAAATCACCCACACTTGTAATTATCCttgaaatatttacaaaataataacaGCAAGTTTACCCATCAAAAAAGAATAACAGCGAGTTTTATACCAAGGATTTACGGAAATATAGGGTCACTCACCAATAAGATAGTCGTCAACATCAAGTCCAAATTCTGTTGGCGTCACTGCAAAGTAGACAAGTATGGAAAGTTAAAAACTTCAGACATTCTCTAATCCAACCAAAATAAACACATATATCAAAACTGATAGAAATAAACATGACGTTCACTTTGAGTATCGAAGAGCCCATTCACCTCAACAAGCGTGCAAGAATTTTTTTGCAGAAATAGCCAATTTAAGAGATTATTCTTGCCTTAAGTTTTCAATTGGCTTTTGCTTTTAAAAGGTTGACACTCCCTCATTACTAATTAGCATTTGCTGTCAGAAAATTCAAAATACTGGTTCTGATCAATCCCCAAAAAGAAAGGTGATAATTGTCCAAGAACGGTAGAAGGTGCAAAGAGAGGCAATACCAAGCATTACAGCGAGGGCGAGTGAGCAGATCTCCCTACTTCCAACCATAATTTGGAGGAAATGTGGAATTAAGACAGCATGTACACGACAAAGATCAAGGAATGAACTCATAAAAACCCATTCACCACAAAAGGTATGAAATTATTAGCTTATGAAGGGCAACTAAGAATAGGCCTCTAACCTGCTTTTTCACCATTgagagttgaagttgaaatttccTCATCAAAAATCACTATTTAAACTCTAAATGTTCAAAGATATACTATTTAAATTCAAATGTAATTGGTTAAGAAAGTAAATTGTAAGATAGGGAAAGATAAGGGAAATATGAAGCTTCCTTCGAGGGCCATGGGGTAAAAGAAACAGCATTGGCAATTCAAATGGAAGATTGGCACTGCAAATATGAGGGGAACAGCTAAACATCacatataccaaaaaaaaaaaaaaaaaaaaaaaatgaatgctGCACCCGAGACAACTAATGTAgagtattaaataattgttataccaaaaaaaaacttatgcATTTTTCCCTAGAAAATATCCAAGGACTTCTTGGGAAAAGGAAATATTGTAAACAGAGAAGAAAACTTACAGCCAAGTTTCTCCTCAACTTCACTGTGCAGAACAAGAGCCCCTGTTTCTAACCAATGCATAAAAGCAAGCAATGATACCACAGTTTGGGTTTCACTCTTCCAATCACCGTGATACCTAATACACCAAAAATGGACAATTACAAAATCATCTCATTTTGAGGAACTAAGAAAAGAGGGTAATTCAAGTATCACTCACCGGTAATACTGACCAGGGCATTCACGCAAAATTTCTGAAAGCCGACTATAATGTTCCTTCAGCACTCCAATCTGAGCCTTAGCCTTCTCTATAACCTCTATTGCATCATAAAGAACGGAACAATATTAGTCTATGTCACATgtcaaagaaaaatatatgctAATATTAACTATTGCAAGAAAACTGATAAAGTTGCCTGGACCTTTTCTTTAAATTACCTTTTCATGACCTAGTATAATCTTCCCCATACGTCAATTAATGCAATTATCCTTAACTGTATGATTTGAAGTTATCACAGAAAGTTTTGAAGAGTAGAGCACTTGTTTAGTAAAATTTCTAGAGAAGTTGACAAGTTCCTGAGTCAAAACAACCATTTCCATGAAAAAGAAAGCATGGGCATTACTTTATGCACAATCAAGTGAAACTACTTGAAAAGTTTGTCACGTCCAACAGACATACATCAGCAACTTTATAGCTTAAAGTTGATCTTAGCTGATGCACATTATAGAGTACCAGAGTGCATGTACTTTCTGTTTCTGTTTTTATAACCGAGAAATCTTCGATAGCCAGTGGCGCGTGGTTCGAAACTCAGCCCGCCCCGCTAACCCTCTCCACTTGAATACCAAACTTTTTTACTGCTGCAGTCACACCACTAGACCAAAGCCCTGGGGCTCACAGGGAAGATACTTTTCTCTTGTTCTTACTGTacagtttgatttttttttttttttttcagaaagaAATATCATTTATCTCTCCATAACTACTATACAGTTTGATCGCCAAGGActgaaaagtactataattgTTCACTACTGATAAAATTTATGATGAATATTAATAATCACTTGGCCATATTACAAATTGATTGGATTTACGCATGCTAAGTAAAGAGAAATAGCATTTCCTTTCATTGATTCAGTTCTAATTCCTACAATCTTAAGAATGGATGTTCTGTACTGCTTTAGAGTTTAGGGGTTCTTTTTTCCCCTGTACCGCTCGAGgggtcatagaatcatagttagTTGGTAAATAAGAAGGCGGATAAGAACAATCTCACATTTGgtagctttcttcttcttcttttggggaTCCTACAACTAAATATCAGTGTTGGGGTGATTATGGAGGCTTGAATCATAGGCATGCCATAATGACCTTTTCTCCCTCTTATTTAAATAACTCAAAGGATGACCTTCTCTTTTGCGTCATCCTTTATCCCCTATCTTCTCCCTCCCCGTGCATCTATTATCCCTCCATCCTCCACTATGGCCCTATTATTCTGCCACTTTCCTGCAATGCCTGACCAACTTGCATTtcttgtttatattgttgttttcCCCTTCTCTTTTAAAGGTCAAACTACTgttatcttttaaaaacaaatttggCTTTGTTAACTGATGAAGATGATATAACCCAATGGTTAAAAAGATTtgcttcatttattaattcaagTATGAACTTGCCTTAAGGACATACTAAGACTAAAAGTTAACATTGTTGCAACCCTTATATGAGCATGCTAAGCAGGTAGCCATAGAAGTAAATTATTTGATATGAGATTTTATCTCAGCTCTTTCAAATGGTTTGAGTCCAAAATTTCTAAAATAGTGTGATATCTTCAATCTTTTAAATGCAAAGTTAGGTTAATTAACTAATTGGGTAGTCATATTCTTTTGGAAGAAAGGAGACTAGTAAAAATATGGCATTGATTAGAATTGCCTCTTAACTCTGGACTTATGTTCTACATGCCTCGCCTCACCAACAACATCACTCACTgtgtgaaaaaaagaaaattactcAGACCTTTACAAGCTTTCAGATAAATATTTCAATCTCCGCCTGCTCTTGATATCCGTACTACAAATACATCCCAAACTAAAAGTATCTTAGTCATACATAAGCACAGATAATCTTAAAGCAAAGGAAATGAAGCACAAACATTTACAGCACAACTCAAGAACACATTCTCTATGTAAAGGcaggaaaagagaaaaatgatactccctccgtcccaatttatgtcacactctttccttttcagCAGTCCcagaaagaatgacacctttatatatttagtagtaacaatttaactttaaactttccattttacccttaattaaatGATTTATAGGCGCACAGATATCTATGCCTTATTGTAGACCACGAGTTTCAAAAGTGTTCAATATATTCTTAaacttcacataaattgagatagagggagtacTACTCTCTAATTTTACTGGACACCGAGCTTAAAATGTACCATAAAAAATGTGATGTCATTTAGAGCTAGAATCATTCTTATAGTTTTTTTCCCATGGCTTTTTATACCGGAACACAACCCCTCCCAagactccacttgtgggattacattgggtatgtcgTTATCGCTAGAATTGCATTTAACATTTCAAAAACGCATAGATAGACACATAAATTAGACCGGACGGAGTAGTAATGTTGATTGTTGAATACCAGGAACAGGGCGAGACTGATGAACAAGAAGAAGGCTAGCATAAATGGTCCTCGTAACTGATTCAATCTCCGTAGCCACTGCTCTTATTCTCTCCCTTAAATTCCCCGATTCCTCCAACTGTAGCCGAAATTCCTCAAACTGTTTCTCCAATTTATCGGACATTGTAGtaatggaaggaaatgtagagtGACAACGAGATTTAATACAGAGTGAAGAAGAACTTGATGATAAGGTTGGGTTGGAATTATTGGGAATGGAGAAATTTTGGGTGGAAATGACAAGGAGAGGAAagtagggtttagggtttaacAAGTAATAATGAGAGAAAACACTAGTACAAGTATTCCGAAATGCCGatatcatgtttacaagttttTTCTGATTGCTCTCCTTGAAATTCTATCACCTTAGGCTCGGCCAATAtagtttttcccaaaaaaaaaaaaaagaatttttatttaaatgaatTACTGGAAAAgatatttattaaaaattgataataataataatagataaCATTTTTTGAATTGATAAAAACGTACTATTTTACGTCACTCTGAAACAATATTTCACTATAATAGGTAAAAAGAATTatcgattttttatgttacatTTATCTTTCATCATTgcacccatttttttttatataacatgggtACCCACGGCCGCTATCCTTCGGGTGCACACAGGGTAAACTCAGCTcttgtgcaatagctcgcaaaccacacaagaGATAACCAGCGCTAGGCAAGCCCTATGCGACAAGCTCGACCCAGAGACAAATCTCCTGCTGTTGTAGGCAAGaatttcgaacctgagacctctaTTATGAAAGcctcatgctcaaccaactgagctacccTTGcgggtcattttttttttttttttttttaccataacaacaataacactatCACTATAATAATATGTTCTTTATAAAAATTACGACCTATAACAATCTTACTGAAATAGCTATAtagttattattttataataatcaaaaagtaatttaataattattataatatgTTTTACTAACCTTAATACGATTTGGTAAGTTCAACGGGAATTTGGAAAGTCAAAAGCTGTTGTGAACTTGGacggtttcaggagaggtagaggtaggccgaagaaatATCCGTAAAGGTGATTAGATAGGAGATGTCGCAGTTCCAGCTTGTAGAGGACACGACCTTAGATAGGAAATTATAAAAGACACGGATTAGGATAGAgggttagtaggtagttgagcGTTGTCACGTGTATTCGTGCATACTAGTAGTAATAGTATTATTTttatagtttcttgtcctttgatttATGCTATTATCTGTTGTtttttgtacttcgattattATATTCATTTGTGGTAGTTATTGCTCCTTTTTATTCAAACTGCTCTATCATGTTTATACAGTATTTTGTCATGGCTTATTCACTCTTGTTATTGCTTTTTCATACTGCTTTGAATTGTTTGTTCTTGTGCCGAGGTCTACCGGAGATAGCTTTTCTACCTTGCACGATAGGGtaggtctgcatacactctacaCTCCTCAGACCCACTTTGTGAAATTTtactgggtttgttgttgttgtaaaagaTAAAGTTGGGGGCTTTATGTattccttcattttttcatatattctaTTTTATGTTAATTCAACCAATTGTCGGGCACTTTTTATTTATAACAgccaaaatataaaacatattaaatgttgttattgatgtgtAGCAATTAATCtctttaatgaaaaaagaaaatagtttgAACAAACaaattcatatataatataaagttaggcataaaCAATCctatgtgacacctctctatgaccaccatttctatttatctttttttttattttttgaatttttttaccTTATTTGATGTCCAAAGaatctggaaaaaaataatttaaatccaCCTTCTTTATGTCATTCATTATTTAACATTAAATTCCATACACACGTTCTCTACCCTGGTGACTTTTTCCCATCATTCTTTCAATTCTCTTTGTCCTATTCATTCATTTATAACATGCTACATCAATTACACATTACTCTTTCTTAATTATTCCTAAAGAAACTGAAAGCAGACAATTATGAAGTGTTTTGCTGATTTATTAACGTAACAATTGTTTCTTTTTGGCACCAAGATGTAGTATGATCACTGCTGTTTACAAAGAATTTGTGGAGTCAAGAACTCCAAACGTCTAAAAGCaccgaaaaaagaaaagaatgcagGTAAGCCTTTCCCCTATAATAAATGTAGACTAATgtatataaacaatttaattaccTGAAATCAAAGCAAAAATAAGTTATCGGTTAAATTTGATCCTCAAGAATTTATGTTTTCACCATCTTCATATTCTCCAATTACCAGCTCTATTCAACTTCCCCTCACTATTTGACTATAAATACATGCATTTGTGCGTTTGGTGCTGTGGATAATTGAGATATTCTTTCTCTAATTTAGGATGCTTTAGAAGATTCTTACTACATATGTTGGATGATTAAAAGGTACGCCGGATTGGCAATTTTTATAATTGAGAAATGGTACTATAGAGTTACGTTGAAAGCATTGGTGGGTCTTTAAAGATTGTCAGGATACTTCGTTTCCGAAAATATTTGATTGCATATATTGTCTTCTTTATGGAGTAAGCCTTCTAAGTTTCTTCAAATAAAGCCTTCTAAgtttcttcaaatatttatttttcctctagatttagctttctttttgtatatgtgtgaatattttcttcaagtttcttttcCTATTCAGCTATTCTGCAGATATTTTGGAACTACCCCTCACATCGTTCGAAATTTTCTTTTACAGGTTTGTTTGTGATACGTTCAACCTTAAAAACTAAACCGTTGACATTTCAAACGCTTCAAGTCTTGCTAACCCAACAATAATTGCATAGATAGATGACTTTTTCTGTGCATACGATAGTATTTCTTAATTACCTTATTTCATTTAAATAACTTCATGTGAGTTTTGAAATTCtcatttatttgatttaaatgtTTGAAAATAGCaacatttacttttataattaTATGATATTATAGAGATTAAACCAAAGCAATGAGCAAAGAAAggtttatatattatatatttttaagatTATATTAGATCAAAATTTATGTAGATGAAGTTATGCATTGCAAGATAAGAAAAGAAGAGTAATTCTAATGATAGATGTATAAAGTGTGAGTTAGTAAACTAAATTGTCTTTTAGAATTTAATATttcaatattataaaattttGTTGGATGAGTTATATAAAAGGTTGACATTCTTATATGAAGAGATATTGTTTAGCTGGAAATGTCAAACTTCAATTTGTAGAAAAATATCTtttcattcattcatcttaaTATCATTgagaataaacaaaaagaaaagatctACAAAAAAAGGATaatgacaaagaaaaagaacatgAAAGTAGCTAGGAGATTCGAGCAACACAAGAACTCTTGACAAAAAGAATCACACGAATAGAGAATATAACATTGATTGAAGAATAAATATTGATTTTGGgttaagtttttttaaaattttatttaaaattcgTGCGGGCAAGTTTTCTAGTACATTATAGATTTGAATACACTACCTAGCCTCAAATTAGAGTTTGCAAAAATTAAATCTGAGGCGTGtactctgtttggatggttgtttcccgtggttcattaatgtataaTATGGTATGGTACattatggtgttgtattgtattgtactgtattaatgaacatAATGTTTTGatagactgtatcgtttgttATGGTTTAACAACATTTGGATTGTTTAGTTTGACTGTATGTtactgtataataacttgtaagtttactaaaacatccttaactcttaattagaaatttacatatatcaataaaactcaggtaaaggataaaatagaaacttttaaaaataagtaggtgGTGGGTAGGGGTGTGTGGTAGGGGCGGTGGAGGGGCGAGTggtgggtggtgtgaggtgggtggttgtgggatgagggtggAGGTAGTGGGTGGTAAGGTGGGATGGGTGGCAAAGGGGTAGGTTAGGGTAGGGTGGGGGCAGGTGGTAGGGTGAGGGTGGGGGTATAATCGAGAAGTGAAATACGTAACCACACAAAAATCACCAAATCTGTAGTTACAAAAGTTGAACTTTTTCATTCTTATATAACCACGAAATTACAACGGAtttacaacacaagaacaatggatacaaacatgatttcataaaAAACCATACATTAATTAACCAcagggaaacaaccatccaaacggGGGTTAATCTTATCAAAACTTTTACTATGTTCATTTGAACTGGGATATGGATGTCACAGCCCCAATGAGGAATATGAcaggctccgacccgtaggccgaaAGTCACCTCGACTTAATGCTACTTGGACATCACataccataactcaaagaacactcgcacgcccaacatagaaatatccgataattcaacacatatgtatatatgcaaaccgacaaggtcgccacaacataaagtatatcataaagccggcaaggccgtTATCCGTAACTCAaaacaaggccgacaaggccataca contains:
- the LOC132049704 gene encoding uncharacterized protein LOC132049704, whose amino-acid sequence is MISAFRNTCTSVFSHYYLLNPKPYFPLLVISTQNFSIPNNSNPTLSSSSSSLCIKSRCHSTFPSITTMSDKLEKQFEEFRLQLEESGNLRERIRAVATEIESVTRTIYASLLLVHQSRPVPEVIEKAKAQIGVLKEHYSRLSEILRECPGQYYRYHGDWKSETQTVVSLLAFMHWLETGALVLHSEVEEKLGLTPTEFGLDVDDYLIGICFMSNELPRYVVNQVTAGDYDCPSKVLKFLTDLHAAFRMLNLRNDFLRKKFDGMKYDLRKVEEVFYDVKIRGLAASGDSAGEKQAQGQS